GGCAGGAACGCGTCGGCGCGAGCGTAGCGCGCCGAGAGCGACTGCGCGGCGAGCTGGGAGGGCGTGGCGGCGAAGAGGAGAGCGGCGACGAGCGCGGCGAGAGACGCGCGAACGAAGGTAAAGGCGTCGCCGGCGGGACGGATGTGCACGAAAGGGGCTCCGGAAGGGACGCTCGAAGAACGGCCTTCCGGAGCCCGCGGTCAAGGAGTGCGACGAGAACGCGCCGCCTTCGGAGCGCGCGTCGCGACGCCTACGGAGCGCGCGTCGCGACGCCTACGGCACGTCCTCGTACAGCACGTCGGCGATGGCGCGATCGCGGTGCGAGGCCTCGTGCCAGACGCGCACGCTGGCCAGCGACAGTCGCCCGTTGCCGTTTGGACGCCGCTCCCACGCCTCGGCGGCGACTTCCGCCGGGGTGCGTGCCGGCTCGGTGGCCGAGATCACGAGCGCATCGGCGCGCTGGATGTTCTCGGGCTCCGGGTCGTCGTAGCCGTGCTCGATGCGATCCCACGCCCAGACGAGCGACCCTTTCTCGGTGCGGAAGAGCCGGACGCGGGTGTCGGACTCGCCGTTCTCCTCGTCGAAGATCGTGTGGGCCGCGAGGAGGACGCCCGTCAGGCGCAATGGCTTGGCGTCGGTGCGGAAGATCAGGTGCTGCGACGGCGCAGTGCTGCTCGCGAAGGCGAACATGGAGACTCCTCGTTCACTGGGTGAGTGTCTGACTGCTCGATGGATCGGTGGACTGCGAACGTGCGCGCTGTTTTGCCGGCCGCGCGCGAGACCGGTCGGAACACCGTCCTCCGTAATTGGTGCCCTGGGGCGAGTCCGATGGTGGTGAGTATCGAGGCAGGAGGGGCGCGCGTCAACAGGGGCGCCTCATATTGCGCGACCGTCGAACGGTCCGCCAATTCCTTCTCGCCATCGACCTCGCCTCCACCACCTTGCACATGGCCCAGGCAATCCATCGCATGCATTCGCTGCCGGTGCCCGCGTTGTTCGCGTTCCCCGCGCTGCTCGCGCTGCTCGCGCTGTCGTCGCACTGGTTAGGCGCGCAGCCGCGCCCGACCCAACGACCGCGCATCGTCGTCGTCGACTCCGTCGCGGTCATCGACGTCAACGCCCGCAAGGCGACGCCGATGCAGCGCATCGTGATGCGCGGCGACTCGATCGTCGCTGTGCAGTCGGTGAACGCGACGCCCCCCGACACGATCGATGAACGCGTGAATGCGCGCGGTGCCTTCGTGATTCCCGGGCTCACCGACCATCACGTGCACCTGACGCCGGGCATGACGGCGGCGCTCGAACGTGGCGCGCGCGGCGGCGTGACGATGGTGCAGGCCATGGCGGGGGACAACCGCACGGCCGGCGAGTACGCGCGCGCCTCGCACGCGCGGGAGATCATCGCACCGGAGATCGCCTACGCCTCGGTCATGGCGGGCCCCGCCTTCTTCGTGGACCCGCGCTTCATCGGGGCGAGCGATGGCTTCCCGATCGGGAAGGCGCCGTGGGCGCAGGCGGTCACCTCGGAACGGAGCGACGCCGAGCTGGCGATCGCGGTCGCCGCGGCCCGCGGCTCGGGGGCGGAGGTGCTCAAGC
This DNA window, taken from Gemmatimonadaceae bacterium, encodes the following:
- a CDS encoding amidohydrolase family protein, whose product is MRDRRTVRQFLLAIDLASTTLHMAQAIHRMHSLPVPALFAFPALLALLALSSHWLGAQPRPTQRPRIVVVDSVAVIDVNARKATPMQRIVMRGDSIVAVQSVNATPPDTIDERVNARGAFVIPGLTDHHVHLTPGMTAALERGARGGVTMVQAMAGDNRTAGEYARASHAREIIAPEIAYASVMAGPAFFVDPRFIGASDGFPIGKAPWAQAVTSERSDAELAIAVAAARGSGAEVLKLYAMMDSALVARLTAEGHRQGMRVVAHGTVFPARPLQLATAGVDVLAHAPYLSWQGAREIRPEDSWKRRDGPYATVPVDGAEMTALLSAMKARGTYLEPTLWVFGREEVPPVVGAWGAALTVRAMAAGIPILAGTDGFVERDTTALPVIHRELQRLVDAGLTPAAALAAATTVPAREMRRERTHGAVAPGRVADLVILDANPLIDIRNTTRIRAVVLRGRVLSR